The following proteins come from a genomic window of Crateriforma spongiae:
- the lepB gene encoding signal peptidase I translates to MNRRNKNRPSGQRDDQTGGNQPDGNEAVGDEVKLSPAAARAQEIRTGAQRETVEAFVVAFILALLFRAFLAEAFVIPTGSMAPTLMGAHKEIDCDRCGQRFRIGASWEQRGPVTENVVVGGVCPNCRHANSLDLRNEANDATFSGDRILVSKFSYALSDPERWDVIVFKFPGNPKQNYIKRLVGLPEETVTLRHGDVYARPTGSQDADQILRKPDRTLLSMRHLVYDSDHQSPELIQADYPSRFQPWRPGATQPPQDSWQVSRDDDGMTARLDTAPASGTQWLRYYHRWPSQSQWDQADQGLSLASVDPYSSRAITDFYQYNSFAIVEAGAIYNTKPATFRGNGLSRMLGGGYGGGEFRDDFQSGGDLEQFSRCQFGTYQTGTDGMHWVGDLMIQTDIETDADAKTATLELVESGVQFRCDIDLSDGTAKLSILRDGQSFAFDDDVATPSASTDVRAGGRHQIRFSNFDDQLLLWVDGDLVSFDSPTSYAGLSIVPFDQRRPRFDGPGNPLDAAPAAIGVDGAATVHQVRIDRDKYYVATTDSRGGVHDYDLRLVSEVGGAMDMSGWGPQLQARLADRESWETLSIWNARRSAEFVMEKDQFFPMGDNSPESLDARCWAGTKEFGQPRSVDEDAYLYSEAHYVPRDLLVGKALLVFWPHPWNRPIPFTPNFKRMKLIR, encoded by the coding sequence ATGAATCGTCGAAACAAGAACCGCCCGTCCGGACAACGCGATGACCAAACCGGCGGAAATCAGCCCGATGGCAACGAAGCCGTAGGCGATGAGGTGAAGCTGAGCCCCGCGGCCGCGCGGGCACAGGAAATCCGCACAGGGGCCCAGCGTGAAACTGTCGAAGCTTTCGTCGTCGCATTCATTCTAGCGTTGCTGTTTCGTGCGTTTTTGGCCGAAGCATTCGTGATTCCCACCGGATCGATGGCTCCGACCCTGATGGGGGCGCACAAGGAAATCGATTGCGACCGGTGTGGCCAGAGGTTTCGGATCGGTGCCAGTTGGGAACAACGGGGACCTGTCACGGAAAACGTGGTCGTCGGCGGCGTGTGCCCGAATTGTCGTCATGCCAATTCGCTGGATCTGCGAAACGAGGCCAATGACGCGACTTTCAGCGGCGATCGGATTCTGGTCAGCAAGTTTTCCTATGCGCTAAGCGATCCGGAACGCTGGGACGTCATCGTGTTCAAGTTTCCGGGCAATCCGAAACAAAACTACATCAAACGGTTGGTGGGTTTGCCCGAGGAAACCGTGACGCTGCGTCACGGTGACGTGTACGCACGGCCGACCGGATCACAGGACGCGGACCAGATTCTTCGCAAACCGGATCGGACGCTGTTGTCGATGCGGCACTTGGTTTACGACAGCGATCATCAGTCGCCGGAATTGATCCAAGCAGATTACCCTAGCCGGTTTCAACCCTGGCGTCCGGGGGCGACGCAGCCACCGCAAGATTCCTGGCAGGTTTCGCGGGACGACGATGGCATGACGGCACGTTTGGATACGGCACCCGCGTCGGGAACCCAGTGGCTGCGCTACTACCATCGCTGGCCATCGCAATCGCAGTGGGACCAAGCCGATCAGGGGCTTAGCCTGGCATCGGTCGATCCCTATAGCAGCCGGGCGATCACGGATTTCTATCAATACAATTCGTTTGCCATTGTCGAAGCGGGAGCGATCTATAACACCAAGCCTGCGACGTTCCGCGGAAACGGCCTGTCACGCATGTTGGGTGGCGGTTATGGCGGCGGCGAATTTCGCGATGACTTTCAATCCGGCGGCGATTTGGAACAGTTCAGTCGCTGCCAATTCGGCACCTATCAAACCGGCACCGACGGCATGCACTGGGTCGGTGATCTGATGATCCAGACCGACATCGAAACCGATGCTGATGCGAAGACGGCCACCTTGGAATTGGTCGAAAGCGGTGTCCAGTTTCGATGCGACATCGATCTGTCCGATGGGACGGCCAAACTGTCGATCCTTCGCGATGGACAATCGTTCGCTTTTGATGACGACGTTGCGACGCCGTCCGCTTCGACCGACGTTCGCGCCGGCGGCCGACACCAAATTCGATTCAGCAATTTTGATGACCAACTGTTGTTGTGGGTCGACGGGGACTTGGTTTCCTTTGATTCGCCGACCAGCTATGCGGGATTGTCGATTGTTCCGTTTGACCAACGACGTCCGCGATTCGATGGCCCCGGGAATCCGCTGGACGCCGCGCCCGCGGCGATCGGTGTCGATGGGGCGGCAACGGTCCACCAAGTTCGCATTGATCGCGACAAATACTATGTGGCAACGACCGACAGTCGTGGCGGCGTCCACGATTACGACTTGCGTTTGGTCAGCGAAGTCGGCGGCGCGATGGACATGTCGGGCTGGGGACCGCAGTTGCAGGCCCGGTTGGCCGATCGTGAAAGCTGGGAAACCTTGTCCATTTGGAACGCACGACGAAGTGCCGAATTCGTCATGGAAAAAGACCAGTTCTTTCCCATGGGTGACAACAGCCCGGAAAGTCTGGACGCGCGGTGCTGGGCTGGCACGAAAGAATTCGGTCAGCCTCGCAGCGTGGACGAAGACGCTTACTTGTATTCCGAAGCCCACTACGTGCCTCGCGACTTGTTGGTCGGCAAAGCATTGTTGGTCTTTTGGCCACACCCGTGGAACCGCCCCATTCCGTTCACGCCAAATTTCAAACGCATGAAATTGATCCGCTAG